The following proteins come from a genomic window of Trifolium pratense cultivar HEN17-A07 linkage group LG4, ARS_RC_1.1, whole genome shotgun sequence:
- the LOC123923864 gene encoding disease resistance protein RPV1-like, with translation MYSSSSSSSTNPQYLHDVFINFRGEDTRRTFVSHLYAVLSNSGINTFLDNEKLEKGEEIGHELLQAITVSHISIIVFSKSYAESSWCLNELDKIMECRRTQSQVVLPVFYDVDPSVVRHQKGEFGKALEVSAKSRYIIEEVMERVLNRWKKVLTEASNLSGWDGSTFRSDRELVNKIVEAILPKLDNSTLPITEFPVGLESHVKQVVGLIEKQAGNFCIVGIWGMGGSGKTTVAKAVYNEIHRRFDCTSFIENIREVCEQDTRGHMHLQQQLLSDVLKTKEKIHSIALGTTRIQKVVSGKKALVVLDDVTDFQQIKVLCGNNKCFGSGSVLIVTTRDVHILKLLKVVSVYKMEEMHKNESLELFSWHAFRKASPKGGFSELSRSVAAYCGGLPLALEVLGSYLFDRTKQEWTSVLSKLERIPNDQVHEKLRISYDGLKDDMVKDIFLDICCFFIGKDRAYVTEILNGCGLYADIGIAVLIDRSLLKVEKNNKIGMHDLIRDMGREIVRESSAREPGKRSRLWLHEEVHDVLTKNTGTETVEALILNMQRTGRVSFSTNVFQDMKKLRLLQLDRVDLTGDFGHLSKNLRWVNWQRSTFNSVPNDFDQENLVAFELKHSNVKQVWKEAKFLQKLKILNLSHSRHLQSTPDFTKLPNLEKLIMKDCPSLSDIHPSIGDLKNLLLINLKDCSSLVNLPRKMYKLRTVKTLIISGCSKIVKLEEDIAQMKSLTTLIAANTGVKQVPFSIVRSKNIGYISLCGYEGLSRDVFPSIIWSWMSPTMNSLARIPPFGGISMSLVSLDVDSKNLGLIYQSPILSSGSKLRCVSVQCHSEIQLKQELRRFINDLTQLEISLASQTSDLSLKSILIGMGSCHIVNETLGKSLSQGLSTNDSIASFLPGNNYPSWLAYTSEGPSVYFQVPEDSDCGMKGITLCVIYSSTLENMATECLASVLVINYTKFTIQIYKRDTVISFNDEDWKSVVSNLEVGDNVEIFVAFGHGLTVKETAVYLIYGQSTAMQIEPSVTVEVEPIPEVAAQLLLDVKTEPLPGVEAQLSPDVKKTEPSPPAVEAQPSPDVKTESPLTVKTEPSPKPNEKIFVRLAKSVRVCFCLNQSPKLRS, from the exons atgtattcatcatcatcatcttcatccacCAATCCACAATACCTTCATGACGTATTCATAAATTTCAGAGGTGAAGACACACGCAGAACATTTGTTTCACATCTTTATGCAGTCCTCTCAAACTCTGGAATCAACACTTTTCTCGACAACGAAAAGCTCGAAAAAGGCGAAGAAATTGGACATGAATTACTTCAAGCAATTACTGTTTCTCATATATCAATCATTGTTTTCTCAAAAAGTTATGCTGAATCTAGTTGGTGTTTAAATGAATTGGATAAAATTATGGAATGTCGTAGAACTCAAAGTCAAGTTGTTTTACCTGTTTTTTATGATGTTGATCCTTCTGTTGTTAGACATCAGAAAGGTGAATTTGGTAAAGCTTTGGAAGTTAGTGCTAAAAGTAGGTATATAATTGAGGAAGTTATGGAAAGAGTTTTGAATAGATGGAAAAAAGTTTTGACTGAAGCTTCTAATTTGTCTGGTTGGGATGGAAGCACTTTCAG GAGTGACCGTGAATTAGTGAATAAAATTGTTGAGGCCATTTTACCAAAACTAGACAACAGTACCTTGCCTATAACTGAATTTCCAGTTGGGTTGGAATCCCATGTGAAGCAGGTGGTTGGGTTGATTGAGAAACAAGCGGGCAATTTTTGTATAGTAGGGATCTGGGGCATGGGAGGATCAGGCAAAACAACTGTAGCCAAAGCTGTCTACAATGAAATTCATCGTAGATTTGATTGTACAAGTTTCATCGAAAATATAAGGGAAGTTTGTGAACAGGATACTAGAGGGCATATGCATTTACAACAACAACTTCTTTCAGATGTCCTCAAAACAAAGGAGAAGATACATAGCATTGCGTTGGGGACAACTAGGATCCAAAAAGTGGTTTCTGGAAAAAAAGCACTCGTGGTACTTGATGATGTGACCGATTTTCAGCAAATAAAAGTCCTATGTGGGAATAATAAATGTTTTGGTTCTGGAAGTGTGTTAATTGTTACAACCAGGGATGTACACATACTTAAGTTACTTAAAGTTGTCTCTGTCTATAAAATGGAGGAAATGCACAAAAACGAGTCCCTTGAGCTATTCTCTTGGCATGCTTTTAGAAAAGCAAGTCCTAAAGGAGGCTTTAGTGAACTCTCAAGAAGCGTGGCTGCTTATTGTGGAGGGTTACCATTGGCTCTTGAAGTCCTTGGATCCTACTTATTTGATAGGACAAAACAAGAATGGACAAGTGTACTATCGAAGTTAGAGAGAATTCCCAATGATCAAGTGCATGAGAAGCTGAGAATAAGCTATGATGGTTTAAAGGATGATATGGTAAAGGATATATTTCTTGACATATGCTGTTTCTTTATTGGTAAGGACAGAGCCTATGTTACAGAGATACTTAATGGCTGTGGACTTTATGCTGATATTGGAATAGCCGTCCTCATAGATCGGAGCCTCCTAAAAGTTGAGAAGAATAACAAGATTGGAATGCATGATTTAATAAGAGACATGGGAAGAGAAATTGTTCGCGAAAGTTCAGCAAGAGAGCCAGGGAAGCGTAGTCGATTGTGGTTACACGAGGAAGTACATGatgttttgacaaaaaatacT GGAACAGAAACTGTTGAGGCACTGATTTTGAACATGCAAAGAACAGGCAGAGTTAGCTTTAGTACTAATGTTTTCCAAGACATGAAGAAACTGAGACTTTTACAACTTGATCGTGTTGACCTCACTGGAGATTTTGGGCATCTTTCCAAAAACCTGAGATGGGTCAATTGGCAACGATCTACCTTCAACTCTGTACCCAATGACTTTGATCAGGAAAATCTCGTTGCTTTTGAATTAAAACATAGCAATGTTAAACAAGTTTGGAAGGAAGCCAAG TTTTTGCAGAAGCTAAAAATTCTCAATCTCAGTCATTCCAGGCACTTGCAAAGCACCCCTGACTTTACAAAATTACCGAATCTAGAAAAACTCATTATGAAGGATTGTCCAAGTTTATCCGATATACACCCGTCCATTGGAGATCTCAAGAATCTTCTTCTCATAAATTTGAAGGACTGTTCAAGTCTTGTCAATCTCCCAAGAAAGATGTATAAATTGAGAACAGTGAAAACTCTCATCATTTCTGGTTGTTCAAAGATCGTCAAATTGGAAGAAGATATAGCGCAAATGAAATCCTTGACAACTCTAATTGCAGCAAACACTGGTGTCAAACAAGTGCCTTTTTCGATTGTTAGATCAAAAAACATTGGATATATATCCCTATGTGGATATGAAGGATTATCACGTGATGTTTTTCCTTCTATCATTTGGTCTTGGATGTCACCAACAATGAATTCCTTAGCACGTATTCCCCCATTTGGTGGCATTTCAATGTCTCTTGTTTCCTTGGATGTAGATAGTAAGAATTTGGGTTTAATCTATCAATCACCAATACTTAGCAGCGGTTCAAAACTTAGATGTGTTTCGGTACAGTGTCACTCAGAGATTCAACTGAAACAAGAATTGAGAAGATTTATTAATGATCTTACTCAGTTGGAAATATCGCTTGCATCACAAACCTCAGATCTTTCCCTGAAATCTATTTTGATTGGAATGGGAAGTTGCCACATAGTCAACGAGACTCTTGGCAAGAGCTTATCGCAG GGACTGTCGACCAATGATTCAATTGCTTCTTTCCTTCCGGGTAACAATTATCCTTCTTGGTTAGCCTATACATCTGAAGGACCATCAGTATATTTTCAAGTGCCCGAGGATAGTGATTGTGGAATGAAGGGAATAACTTTATGTGTTATTTATTCATCGACACTCGAAAACATGGCAACTGAATGTCTCGCTAGTGTTTTGGtcattaattacacaaaattcACTATTCAGATATACAAGAGAGACACAGTAATCTCCTTTAATGATGAAGATTGGAAGAGTGTAGTATCAAATTTAGAGGTTGGTGACAATGTAGAGATTTTTGTTGCTTTTGGGCATGGATTGACCGTTAAGGAGACGGCTGTTTATCTAATATATGGTCAGTCAACTGCAATGCAAATTGAGCCATCAGTTACTGTCGAAGTTGAGCCAATACCTGAAGTGGCGGCGCAACTATTACTTGATGTGAAAACGGAGCCATTACCAGGAGTGGAAGCGCAACTATCACCTGATGTGAAGAAAACGGAGCCATCACCACCAGCTGTGGAAGCGCAACCATCACCTGATGTGAAAACGGAGTCGCCACTTACTGTCAAGACTGAGCCATCACCAAAGCCAAATGAGAAAATCTTTGTAAGACTCGCAAAGAGCGTCAGAGTTTGTTTTTGCTTGAACCAGAGTCCAAAATTGAGATCTTAG
- the LOC123923859 gene encoding disease resistance protein RUN1-like, translating into MVLGVLKNVFKLNKNKIRLKNADELSSGIPILVFVCSAFVLCLVIIVDLIEINQSIETMSPPSPPSSDHPWTYDVFINFRGEDTRRSFVSILYAGLSNAGIRTFLDNEELIKGEELGPALKKAIEESHIAIVVLSKNYAESSWCLDELVHIMECRDYYAQVVIPVFYDIDPSHVRKQTGNFGEALKVTARKKQDMLSEWRTALTQVANLSGFDATTFRTETELVSTLIEDIFTKLDNSFLSITQYPIGLESRVRQITKFIDDQSRKVCMIGIWGMGGSGKTTTAKAIYNQIHRGFKGKTSYIESIREVCDTNSRGIIHLQQQLLLDLLKEKKEIHSIALGINYIEKRLRGQKAFVVLDDVTKYEQLQALCRNPKLFGSGSVLIITTRDLSLLDLHQVHCVFKIKEMDENQSLQLFSCHAFQKPRPKTNFSELSTDVVAYCGGLPLALEVLGSYLYNRTKQEWRSVLSKLKKIPNDQVQEKLRISYDGLKDHMEKDIFLDICCFFIGKNRADVTEILNGCGLHAGIGIAVLIDRSLLKVGKNNKLQMHDLLRDMGREIVRESSPNKAANQSRLWRYEDVLHVLSKENGTETVEGLILKLQRTARIRFGTHAFQEMKNLRLLKLDGVHLNGDYGLISKQLIWIDWQRSNFNFVPDDFYQGNLVVFELKYSNVKQVWQETKLLEKLKVLNLSHSKYLRSTPDFSKLPNLEKLIMKDCPSLSEVHSSIGDLKNLLLINFRDCTSLDNLPREVYRLISVKTLILSGCSKIDKLEEDILQMESLTKLIAPDISVKEGPFSIVRLKSIAYISLCGYEGLTRDIFPSLIKSWMSPTRNSLPRVSPFGGNSLSRVSLDIVESNNMGYQSPMPSTLTKLRSVCVRCHSENQLTQELRRFLDDLYDVNFIELETSHGAQSSNLSLRSLVIGMGSSQIFMDTLKKSLSKGLSTNSSGSFLPGNNDPSWLAYKCEGSSVHFQVPENGDRCMNGITLCVLYSSTSENLANECITCVLIINYTQFTIQIYKRDTIMSFNDEDWQGVISNLGVDDNVEIYVAVGRGLKVEETTVYLIYDQPNDMEIEPSITVHVEPYIDAEMEPLHDVEVQPSLTLELEQTPEMEVQTSPDGKIEPSITVEVEPSRGAEMEPLHEVKVQPSPNVETESSPGMEAQTSLDVKIEPSLIVKNGPLLQTNRKIFIRRAKRVRECLFSFWSKLENVSA; encoded by the exons ATGGTCTTAGGGGTACTCAAAAATGTATTTAAGcttaataaaaataagataagATTAAAGAATGCAGATGAGTTGTCTTCCGGTATCCCGATATTAGTCTTTGTTTGTTCAGCATTTGTGCTTTGTCTTGTAATAATCGTTGACTTGATTGAAATCAATCAATCCATCGAAACAATGTCTCCCCCCTCCCCACCCTCCTCCGATCATCCATGGACCTACGACGTGTTCATAAATTTCAGAGGAGAGGATACTCGTAGATCCTTTGTTTCTATTCTCTATGCTGGACTCTCAAACGCCGGAATCCGCACTTTTCTTGACAATGAAGAACTTATAAAGGGAGAGGAGCTGGGACCAGCACTAAAGAAAGCAATAGAAGAGTCTCACATAGCTATTGTTGTTTTGTCAAAGAACTACGCAGAATCTAGCTGGTGTCTTGATGAACTAGTACACATCATGGAATGTCGCGATTATTATGCTCAGGTGGTTATACCCGTATTTTACGATATTGACCCATCGCATGTCCGTAAGCAGACGGGTAATTTTGGAGAAGCCTTGAAAGTCACAGCAAGGAAAAAACAAGATATGCTGTCCGAGTGGAGGACTGCACTCACCCAAGTTGCAAATCTATCGGGCTTCGATGCCACCACTTTCAG GACTGAAACTGAACTCGTAAGTACACTCATTGAGGACATTTTCACAAAACTAGATAACTCATTCTTGTCTATTACTCAATATCCAATTGGATTGGAGTCCCGCGTGCGACAAATTACCAAGTTTATTGATGATCAATCACGTAAAGTCTGTATGATAGGGATATGGGGAATGGGTGGATCCGGGAAAACAACCACGGCTAAAGCTATCTACAATCAAATCCATCGTGGATTTAAGGGTAAAACAAGTTACATTGAAAGTATTCGAGAAGTTTGTGATACTAATAGTAGAGGGATTATTCATTTACAACAACAACTTCTTTTAGATCTACTGAAAGAAAAGAAGGAGATTCATAGCATTGCATTGGGGATAAATTATATTGAGAAAAGACTTCGGGGACAAAAGGCTTTTGTCGTACTTGATGATGTGACCAAGTATGAGCAATTACAAGCCCTGTGTCGAAATCCTAAGCTGTTTGGTTCCGGAAGTGTATTGATTATTACAACTAGAGATTTATCCCTTCTGGATTTACATCAAGTTCATTGTGTCTTCAAAATAAAGGAAATGGATGAAAACCAGTCCCTTCAACTTTTCAGTTGTCATGCTTTTCAAAAACCACGtcctaaaacaaattttagTGAACTTTCTACAGATGTGGTTGCTTATTGCGGAGGATTACCACTGGCTCTTGAAGTCCTTGGATCTTACTTATATAACAGGACAAAACAAGAATGGAGAAGTGTGCTATCAAAATTAAAGAAGATTCCAAATGATCAAGTGCAAGAGAAACTTAGAATCAGCTATGATGGTTTAAAAGATCATATGGAAAAGGATATATTTCTTGACATATGTTGTTTCTTCATTGGAAAGAACAGAGCTGATGTTACAGAGATACTTAATGGCTGTGGACTTCATGCTGGTATTGGAATAGCTGTCCTCATAGATCGGAGCCTCCTAAAAGTTGGAAAGAATAACAAGCTTCAAATGCATGATTTGCTACGTGACATGGGAAGAGAAATTGTTCGCGAAAGTTCACCAAATAAGGCTGCAAATCAGAGTCGATTGTGGCGTTATGAGGATGTGCTGCATgttttgtcaaaagaaaat GGAACAGAAACTGTTGAGGGATTGATTTTGAAGTTGCAAAGAACAGCCAGAATTAGATTCGGTACTCATGCTTTTCAAGAGATGAAAAATCTGAGGCTTTTAAAACTTGATGGTGTTCACCTCAATGGAGATTATGGGTTAATTTCCAAACAACTGATTTGGATTGATTGGCAACGATCTAACTTCAACTTTGTACCGGATGACTTTTATCAGGGAAATCTAGTTgtttttgaattaaaatataGCAATGTTAAACAAGTTTGGCAGGAAACCAag TTGTTGGAGAAGCTAAAAGTACTCAATCTCAGTCATTCCAAGTACTTGAGAAGCACCCCTGACTTTTCAAAATTACCAAATTTAGAAAAACTCATTATGAAGGATTGTCCAAGTTTGTCCGAGGTACACTCGTCCATTGGAGATCTCAAGAACCTCCTTCTGATAAATTTTAGGGACTGTACAAGTCTTGACAATCTCCCGAGAGAGGTGTATCGATTGATATCAGTGAAAACTCTCATTCTTTCTGGTTGTTCAAAGATTGACAAATTGGAAGAAGATATATTGCAAATGGAATCCTTGACAAAACTGATTGCACCAGATATATCTGTAAAAGAAGGTCCTTTTTCAATAGTAAGATTAAAAAGCATTGCATATATATCTCTATGTGGATATGAAGGATTAACACGTGATATTTTTCCTTCTCTCATCAAGTCTTGGATGTCACCAACCAGAAATTCCCTACCCCGTGTTTCTCCATTTGGAGGCAATTCATTGTCTCGAGTTTCCTTGGATATAGTAGAGAGTAATAATATGGGCTATCAATCACCAATGCCTAGCACCCTTACAAAACTTAGAAGTGTTTGTGTTCGATGCCACTCAGAGAATCAACTAACTCAAGAATTAAGAAGATTTCttgatgatctatatgatgtgaATTTTATTGAGTTGGAAACATCACATGGAGCACAAAGCTCAAATCTTTCCTTGAGATCACTTGTGATTGGAATGGGAAGTTCCCAAATATTCATGGATACTCTTAAGAAGAGCTTATCAAAG GGATTGTCAACCAATTCTAGTGGTTCTTTCCTTCCGGGTAATAATGATCCTTCTTGGTTAGCCTATAAATGCGAAGGATCTTCAGTACATTTCCAAGTGCCTGAGAATGGTGATCGCTGCATGAATGGAATAACTTTATGTGTTCTTTATTCATCAACGTCTGAAAACCTGGCAAATGAATGTATCACTTGTGTCTTGATCATTAATTACACACAATTCACTATTCAGATCTACAAGCGAGACACAATAATGTCGTTTAATGATGAAGATTGGCAAGGTGTTATATCAAATTTAGGAGTTGACGACAATGTGGAGATTTATGTAGCTGTTGGTCGTGGATTGAAGGTTGAGGAGACGACTGTCTATCTAATATATGATCAGCCAAATGATATGGAAATTGAACCATCAATTACGGTGCATGTTGAGCCTTATATTGATGCAGAAATGGAGCCGTTACATGATGTGGAAGTGCAACCATCACTTACTCTAGAACTGGAGCAAACACCTGAAATGGAAGTGCAAACATCACCTGATGGGAAAATTGAGCCATCAATTACTGTGGAAGTTGAGCCATCTAGGGGTGCAGAAATGGAGCCTTTACATGAAGTGAAAGTGCAACCATCACCTAATGTGGAAACAGAGTCATCACCTGGAATGGAAGCACAAACATCACTTGATGTGAAAATTGAACCATCACTTATTGTCAAGAATGGGCCATTACTACAGACAAATAGAAAAATCTTCATAAGACGTGCAAAGAGAGTTAGAGaatgtttattttctttttggagTAAGTTAGAGAATGTTTCTGCTTGA